The Chloroflexota bacterium sequence CGTGCAGAAGAGGCTAGGTGCTTAAAGCGGTACCATCGTTGGACTGCCCGATGGAGCATTATGAAGAAATCATATCAACATGGTTGGACGGCAAAGCCCGCAGAAAGGAGCGCAATCATGGGCAAGGTTGATCTCAAGAAAGACTTGAAGCATCTCTACAACCCATCGGCCGTTGAAGTTTCGGTAGTGGATGTTCCACCGATGAACTTTCTGATGGTCAATGGCACTGGCGACCCAAATGTTTCTCTGGAGTATCAACAGGCAATGGAAGCGCTTTTCTCCCTCTCCTACGCTCTCAAATTCAAGATCAAGAAGAGCACTGGCGTAGATTACGCTGTAATGCCTTTGGAAGGGTTGTGGTGGACGGACGACCCAAGCCAGTTCAGTATGAGCAATAAGGCAATCTGGAAGTGGACAGCGATGATCATGCAACCAGAATACGTTGCGGCTGAGATGGTTGCGGAAGCCCTGGACGAAGTCAGGAAAAAGAAAGGCTCTCCTGCCCTGGAGAGAGTGCGATTCGAAACCTATCACGAGGGTCTATCGGCTCAAATCATGCACATTGGGCCTTACGCTGCCAGCCTATTCGTAGGTAGGTACAAGTTGCCGCCCAACACCTCGCTTCAGCCGACTGTCCCTCGCTCCACGCCTGCCGCTAACGCGCTCTCCGCTATCCGGAAAGGAGCAAACGATGCCGCGAGTTATCCATTTCGAAATCCCCGCTGATGACCCAGCGCGAGCCATCTCGTTCTACGAGAAGGTCTTTGGCTGGGTGATCCAAAAATGGGAGGGGCCGACAGAGTACTGGCTCATCACCACTGGCCCGGCAAGCGAACCCGGGATTGATGGCGGATTGGCCAGGAGAACCGACCCCACCACCTGTACCGAGAACACGATCGGGGTAGCGTCTCTGGATGGGTACTTGCAGAGGATCGAGGCGAACGGGGGCAAGATCATCCGCCCGAAGGCAGCCGTCCCTGGAGTGGGTTGGCTGGCCTATTGCGAGGACACTGAGGGCAACAGATTCGGCCTCATGCAGGAGGGCCCGACGGCAAAATAGAACACGGTGCACACCCTCCCGCAGGTTCAGCCCGTAGGACAAGTTGACAACTTGTCCTACGGAAAACGCAGCACCGGTGTCCCGCTCTCAGGTCGTGATTTGTGCTCGTAGGGCTCCCGTCCCGGCTCGATGATGTGCAAAACTCGCCAGCCTCGCTCCACCAGGGCATCGGCGATGAAGCGACGGTGACAGCGGAAGAACAGTTTCTCCGCGCACATAAACGCTGTCTGCTTCCCCGCCGCTATCTCTTCCAGTTCCGCCAGCCCGCGCCCGAATTCCTCCGTGGCCAGGTAACCTTCGTAGCCGCCATCCCTGTAGCCGCCCAACAAGTCGCCCAGCCAGTGATATTCGATCCCCTGCCCTGGCAGTGTTTCCTCCAAGGTCTCCCTGTTGAATTGGGGATTCTTGCGCGAGTGGGGGAAGCGCCTCACGTCCACCAGCACCTGGACCCCGTGGGCGGCGAGGAGTCCCACCATCTCGTCCAGGCTGCGGGTGGAGTGGCCGATGGAATAGATTCGGCGAGGCGCGGGTGGCGCGCGGCGAGGGGCGCGGACTTTGCCCAAGAGAAGGCTCACGGCGAAGCCCAGCCCGAGAGCAGCCCAAAATGGGGCAGCAGAGCCAAAATGGACCCGCAAATACGTTCCCACGGTCGGGGCGAGGGCAGCGATGAGACCGGTGATGGTGCCGAAAAGACCGACGAGCGTCCCTCGAGATCGTCCCGTCGCGATCTGGGTCAGTAGAGTGCTGTAAGCCACGATGCCCATCTGCAGGCCAGCGTTGGAAGCAGCGAAGAGAGCGAGCCCCGTCGGGGAGGTTCCCACTATCGCCCAGGCCGCCATCGTGCCAACGTGGGCCAAACAAGCAGCCGCCAGGATGTTACGACCCCCGTAGCGATCAGCCAGGCGGCCGCCCAGCAGGCTGGCCACCATCGCGGCCAAGCCACCTATGGCAAACAAGCCGTTGATCTGGGGCTTATCGAGCCCCAAGGCGTCCTCGGCGTGGAGAGAGGCGAAAGGTCCCCACAAGGTCAAGGTGTACACTGTGGCGAAGAGGCAGGCGACAACCAAGAACCAACGAACTTGCTCCTGGCGAAAATCCTGCAGGTGTCCCAGCGTGATGGGCGATGGGCGGTGATTCGTCTCGCGCAAGCCCACCATCCGCAAGAGGGCACAGACAAGGGAGAGCACGGCCGTCGTGTACATCAGCGGTCGGATGCCGACCCGGGGTAGCAGGAGCGCTCCCAGGCCCGGGCCCACAGCGATGGCCAGGCTGATGGCGAACTCGAAGGCGCCGAAGGCTCCCCCGCGCCGATCCTCTGGCACCGACTCGGCCAAAAGCGAGGTGAAGGCCGGCGACTGGATGGCGCTCAGGGAATTGATGAGGAACAGGGCGACGAGGAGCGTGGGCCAGTTTTGAGCAGCCCCGGCCAGGGCATACAGCGGTCCGAAAACGAAAGTGGGCACTACAATAAGCCACTTGCGGCCGTAGCGGTCGGTCAAAAGACCCCCGGCGAACTGCATCAAAGTGTAGCCCAGCGTGATCAGAGAATAGCCCAGGCCCACCTGGGCGTCGCTGGCCCCCAGGTCGCGGAAGTAAAGGGGCAACAGCAGGTACCAGGTGAAAAGCGAAGTTACCAGGAGGAAGACGGTCCCGGCGATGACCAGGACATTGGATTCTATGGGAGCACGAAAGCGTGGCATTCCCTGGCCTTTCTTTTGGCCCTATTATACTT is a genomic window containing:
- a CDS encoding MFS transporter, encoding MPRFRAPIESNVLVIAGTVFLLVTSLFTWYLLLPLYFRDLGASDAQVGLGYSLITLGYTLMQFAGGLLTDRYGRKWLIVVPTFVFGPLYALAGAAQNWPTLLVALFLINSLSAIQSPAFTSLLAESVPEDRRGGAFGAFEFAISLAIAVGPGLGALLLPRVGIRPLMYTTAVLSLVCALLRMVGLRETNHRPSPITLGHLQDFRQEQVRWFLVVACLFATVYTLTLWGPFASLHAEDALGLDKPQINGLFAIGGLAAMVASLLGGRLADRYGGRNILAAACLAHVGTMAAWAIVGTSPTGLALFAASNAGLQMGIVAYSTLLTQIATGRSRGTLVGLFGTITGLIAALAPTVGTYLRVHFGSAAPFWAALGLGFAVSLLLGKVRAPRRAPPAPRRIYSIGHSTRSLDEMVGLLAAHGVQVLVDVRRFPHSRKNPQFNRETLEETLPGQGIEYHWLGDLLGGYRDGGYEGYLATEEFGRGLAELEEIAAGKQTAFMCAEKLFFRCHRRFIADALVERGWRVLHIIEPGREPYEHKSRPESGTPVLRFP
- a CDS encoding VOC family protein: MPRVIHFEIPADDPARAISFYEKVFGWVIQKWEGPTEYWLITTGPASEPGIDGGLARRTDPTTCTENTIGVASLDGYLQRIEANGGKIIRPKAAVPGVGWLAYCEDTEGNRFGLMQEGPTAK
- a CDS encoding GyrI-like domain-containing protein — its product is MGKVDLKKDLKHLYNPSAVEVSVVDVPPMNFLMVNGTGDPNVSLEYQQAMEALFSLSYALKFKIKKSTGVDYAVMPLEGLWWTDDPSQFSMSNKAIWKWTAMIMQPEYVAAEMVAEALDEVRKKKGSPALERVRFETYHEGLSAQIMHIGPYAASLFVGRYKLPPNTSLQPTVPRSTPAANALSAIRKGANDAASYPFRNPR